One Chromobacterium paludis genomic window carries:
- the vioB gene encoding iminophenyl-pyruvate dimer synthase VioB, with protein MSILDFPRIHFRGWARVNAPTANRDPHGQIDMASNAVSIDGQPFDLARHPTEFHRHLQALQPRFGLDGRPDPAGPFSLAEGYNAGGNNHFSWENATVSHVELGGGPDRGDGLVGAKLALWGHYNDYLRTTFNRARWVDSDPTRRDAAQIYAGQFTISPAGAGPGTPWLFTADIEDGHGARWTRGGHVAEKSGHFLDDEFGLVRLFQFSVPKSHPHFLFHPRQLDSAAWRALQQALEDEDVLGLSVQYALFNMSTPPQPNSPVFHDMVGVVGLWRRGELASYPAGRLLRPCQAGLGDLTLSARDGRASFNLACAIPFSTRAAWPSVPDRPTPDLGGKLPLGDLLLRDEDGALLARLPQALYQDYWANHGIVDVPLLREPKGALTLSSELAEWREQEWLSQSDASNLYLEAPDRHHGRFFPENISLRSYFRGEARERASIPYRIEGMGLAGVESRQDGIATEWRLTGLRPGPARIVLDDGEEAIRLRVLPDDWELDDATADEVDYAFLYRHVMAYYELIYPFMADKVFSLADRCKCEAYARLMWQMCDPRNRGKSYYMPSTRELSAPKARLFLKYLAHVEAEAKLQAPPPALPDRIASKVELIDQLRKAVDLELSVMLQYLYAAYSIPNYAQGQQRVAEGAWTAEQLQLACGGGDRRRDGGIRAALLEIAHEEMIHYLVVNNLLMALGEPFYAGVPRMGEAARQAFGLDTEFALEPFSESALARFIRLEWPHFIPSPGKSIADFYAAIRQAFLDLPDLFDGEAGKRGGEHHLFLNELTNRANPGYQLEVFDRDSALFGIAFVTDQGEGGALDSPHYEHSHFQRLRELAARIMAQPAPFEPALPALRNPALDETPGGERVSEENARALMALYQGVYELMFAMMAQHFAVKPLGSLRRSRLMNAAIDLMTGLLRPLSCALMNLPSGVAGRTAGPPLPGPVDTRSYDDYALGCRMLARRCESLLAQASMLEPGWLPAAQWELLDFFRRQMLDLACGKLSREA; from the coding sequence ATGAGCATTCTGGATTTTCCGCGCATACATTTCCGCGGCTGGGCGCGCGTCAACGCGCCCACTGCCAACCGCGATCCGCACGGCCAGATCGACATGGCCAGCAACGCGGTTTCCATCGACGGCCAGCCGTTCGATCTCGCGCGCCATCCGACCGAGTTTCATCGCCATTTGCAAGCGCTGCAGCCGCGCTTCGGCTTGGACGGCCGGCCAGACCCGGCAGGGCCGTTCAGCCTGGCCGAAGGCTATAACGCCGGCGGCAACAACCATTTTTCCTGGGAAAACGCGACCGTCAGCCACGTGGAGCTAGGCGGCGGGCCGGACCGCGGCGACGGACTGGTCGGCGCCAAGCTGGCTTTATGGGGCCACTACAACGACTACCTGCGCACCACCTTCAACCGCGCGCGCTGGGTGGACAGCGACCCGACGCGGCGAGATGCCGCGCAGATCTACGCCGGCCAGTTCACCATCAGCCCGGCCGGCGCCGGTCCGGGCACGCCTTGGCTGTTCACCGCCGACATCGAAGATGGCCACGGCGCACGCTGGACACGCGGCGGCCATGTGGCGGAGAAAAGCGGGCACTTTTTGGATGATGAATTCGGCCTGGTCCGTCTGTTTCAGTTTTCCGTGCCCAAGAGCCATCCGCACTTCCTGTTCCATCCGAGGCAGCTTGATTCCGCCGCCTGGCGCGCCTTGCAGCAGGCGTTGGAGGATGAGGACGTGTTGGGTCTGTCGGTGCAGTATGCGCTGTTCAATATGTCCACCCCGCCGCAGCCCAATTCGCCGGTGTTCCACGACATGGTCGGCGTGGTCGGCTTGTGGCGGCGCGGCGAGCTGGCCAGCTATCCGGCGGGCAGACTGTTGCGGCCCTGCCAGGCCGGCCTCGGCGACCTGACGCTGAGCGCGCGCGATGGCCGGGCATCGTTCAATCTCGCCTGCGCGATTCCTTTCTCCACGCGGGCGGCGTGGCCGTCCGTGCCGGACAGGCCGACGCCCGATCTGGGCGGCAAGCTGCCGCTGGGCGATTTGCTGCTGCGCGACGAGGACGGCGCGTTGCTGGCGCGGCTGCCGCAGGCGCTGTACCAGGATTATTGGGCCAATCACGGCATCGTCGACGTGCCGCTGCTGCGCGAGCCAAAGGGCGCGCTGACGCTGTCCAGCGAGCTGGCCGAATGGCGAGAGCAGGAGTGGTTGAGCCAGTCCGACGCCTCCAATCTCTATCTGGAAGCGCCGGACCGCCACCATGGCCGCTTCTTTCCGGAAAACATCTCGCTGCGCAGTTATTTCCGCGGCGAGGCCCGCGAGCGGGCATCCATTCCCTACCGAATCGAGGGCATGGGCCTGGCCGGCGTGGAGTCGCGCCAGGACGGCATCGCCACCGAATGGCGGCTGACCGGCCTGCGCCCCGGCCCGGCGCGCATCGTGCTCGACGACGGCGAGGAGGCGATCCGGCTGAGGGTGTTGCCGGACGACTGGGAGCTGGACGATGCGACGGCGGACGAGGTGGACTACGCCTTTCTGTACCGGCACGTGATGGCTTATTACGAGCTGATTTACCCCTTCATGGCCGACAAGGTGTTCAGCCTGGCGGACCGCTGCAAGTGCGAGGCCTACGCCAGGCTGATGTGGCAGATGTGCGACCCGCGCAATCGCGGCAAAAGCTATTACATGCCCAGCACCCGCGAGCTGTCCGCGCCCAAGGCCAGGCTGTTCCTCAAATACCTGGCCCATGTCGAGGCCGAGGCCAAGCTGCAGGCGCCGCCGCCTGCCTTGCCCGACCGCATCGCGAGCAAGGTTGAATTGATAGACCAGCTGCGCAAGGCGGTGGACCTGGAACTGTCGGTGATGCTGCAGTATCTGTACGCCGCCTATTCCATCCCCAATTACGCCCAGGGCCAGCAGCGGGTGGCCGAGGGCGCGTGGACAGCGGAGCAACTGCAACTGGCTTGCGGCGGCGGGGACCGCCGCCGCGACGGCGGCATCCGCGCCGCGCTGCTGGAGATCGCCCACGAGGAGATGATCCACTACCTGGTGGTCAATAATCTGCTGATGGCGCTGGGCGAGCCGTTCTACGCCGGTGTGCCGCGGATGGGCGAGGCGGCGCGGCAGGCTTTCGGCCTGGACACCGAGTTCGCGCTGGAGCCGTTTTCAGAGTCCGCGCTGGCGCGCTTCATCCGGCTGGAGTGGCCGCATTTCATCCCTTCGCCCGGTAAGTCCATCGCCGATTTCTACGCCGCCATCCGCCAGGCCTTTCTCGATCTGCCCGATCTGTTCGACGGCGAGGCCGGCAAGCGCGGCGGCGAGCACCATCTATTCCTCAACGAGCTGACCAATCGCGCCAACCCCGGCTATCAGCTGGAAGTGTTCGACCGCGACAGCGCGCTGTTCGGCATCGCCTTCGTCACCGATCAGGGCGAGGGCGGGGCGCTGGATTCGCCGCATTACGAGCATTCCCATTTCCAGCGGCTGCGCGAGTTGGCGGCCCGCATCATGGCGCAGCCGGCGCCGTTCGAACCGGCCTTGCCGGCGCTGCGCAATCCGGCACTGGACGAAACGCCGGGCGGCGAGCGGGTGAGCGAGGAGAACGCGCGGGCGCTGATGGCGCTGTACCAGGGTGTGTACGAGTTGATGTTCGCGATGATGGCGCAGCACTTCGCGGTGAAGCCGCTGGGCAGCCTCAGGCGATCCCGGCTGATGAACGCCGCCATCGACTTGATGACCGGCCTGCTGCGGCCGCTGTCCTGCGCTTTGATGAACCTGCCGTCAGGCGTCGCCGGGCGCACCGCCGGGCCGCCGCTGCCGGGGCCGGTGGATACGCGCAGCTACGACGACTACGCGCTGGGCTGCCGCATGTTGGCGCGGCGCTGCGAGTCGCTGCTGGCGCAGGCGTCGATGCTGGAGCCGGGCTGGCTGCCGGCCGCGCAATGGGAGCTGCTGGATTTTTTCCGTCGGCAGATGCTGGATTTGGCTTGTGGAAAGCTTTCAAGAGAGGCCTGA